In Ruania zhangjianzhongii, the following proteins share a genomic window:
- the pglZ gene encoding BREX-1 system phosphatase PglZ type A, which translates to MGQVAALRPHLERRFAEHRVVFWHDTDGQYASDLDSLGLPDVTVVRVSNDECAVKNRLLHDHPKDKFLVYRQGQVPAGVGNWLLDLELAYGVFTADRGSLVTQDLGLTADGIDEVIRDHDKFFNASKRVDSLKVLLSPEDDADRLRAKMSAVMLGQKQHSLEEITRTLLIANAKGQSGRYDGLVDLGLADFFWQGVGSIYGYKEPSPSVDDFVLWVFRAAERDFAGDASGPLHNLRRDFGSWRFHPDSSKALLQLAKRAESDLDYAGRVQGKSFRDLVGDDIFEETDKQIIRDLVKAVTDQTVTAREVSEVISVRQRSLWIDQYGQLYAAIGAAADLLAKVASLDVSLSSFDEALERYRGEWFRIDQLYRQFTHAHRTYEGPHPLDSLREQVEKRYINTFVYELGNAWQQQVDAADKWTSATLRSQRKFYGDYIEKLVREDKKSVVIISDALRYEVADELRGRIRQEDRFDADLDAVLGVLPSYTQLGMAALLPHRTLKHSEDGKTVLADGAPTNGTGPRAKILESVGGTAVRAEQFRGMSADARRGLFKANRVLYVYHDTIDKTGDDHLSEQSVFEATETALREIVDLAKKAANANYTNIFVTADHGFLFQDEALPDQFFLSEKPQGDKILVPNRRYVLGHGLKADDAFTTFSAEQLGLDSDIEVQIPKSIHRLKVAGGGSRFVHGGATLQEVVVPVLVINKKRKSDTRQVNVKMMPDKDKITTGQFVVNLAQAEPVSDKVRPRVLRAGLYVGDTLISNDPPPELTFDSTSEDQRDRYQRLQLLLSKDSDDYNNRSVEFRLEERISHTNQWRVYEKATYTLKRSFTSDFDF; encoded by the coding sequence ATGGGTCAGGTCGCAGCACTGCGCCCACATCTGGAGCGCCGCTTCGCTGAGCACCGAGTCGTGTTCTGGCACGACACGGACGGTCAGTACGCATCCGATCTCGACAGCCTTGGTCTTCCGGACGTCACAGTGGTCCGTGTTTCTAACGATGAGTGCGCGGTGAAGAACCGACTGCTGCACGACCACCCGAAGGACAAGTTCCTCGTCTACCGTCAAGGCCAGGTCCCCGCCGGTGTCGGCAACTGGCTCCTCGACCTGGAGCTCGCCTACGGCGTCTTCACAGCGGACCGCGGCTCGCTCGTCACCCAAGACCTTGGCCTGACCGCCGACGGCATCGACGAGGTCATCCGGGACCACGACAAGTTCTTCAACGCGAGCAAGCGAGTCGACAGCCTCAAGGTGCTGCTCAGCCCGGAGGACGACGCCGACCGGCTGCGAGCCAAGATGTCGGCGGTGATGCTCGGCCAAAAGCAACACAGCCTGGAGGAGATCACCCGCACGCTGCTGATCGCCAACGCCAAGGGACAGAGTGGGAGGTACGACGGCCTCGTCGACTTGGGCCTCGCCGACTTCTTCTGGCAGGGAGTGGGGTCCATCTACGGCTACAAGGAGCCGTCGCCGAGCGTCGACGATTTCGTGCTGTGGGTCTTCCGTGCCGCGGAACGGGACTTCGCCGGCGACGCGTCCGGCCCGCTGCACAACCTGCGCAGAGACTTCGGCAGTTGGCGCTTCCACCCAGACAGCTCCAAGGCCCTGCTCCAGCTGGCAAAGCGTGCTGAGTCTGACCTCGATTACGCGGGTCGGGTGCAGGGTAAGTCGTTCCGTGACCTGGTGGGCGATGACATCTTCGAGGAAACCGACAAACAGATCATCCGCGATCTCGTCAAGGCTGTGACGGACCAAACCGTGACAGCACGTGAGGTGAGCGAGGTGATCAGCGTTCGCCAGCGAAGCCTGTGGATCGATCAGTACGGCCAGCTCTACGCAGCGATCGGTGCGGCGGCAGATCTTCTCGCCAAGGTTGCGTCCCTTGACGTCTCACTGTCGTCGTTCGATGAGGCGCTGGAGCGCTACCGCGGCGAGTGGTTCCGCATCGACCAGCTCTACCGCCAGTTCACCCACGCCCATCGGACTTACGAAGGACCCCACCCGCTTGACTCGCTGCGCGAGCAGGTCGAGAAGCGATACATCAACACGTTCGTCTACGAGCTCGGGAACGCCTGGCAGCAGCAGGTCGACGCGGCCGACAAGTGGACCTCGGCGACGCTTCGATCGCAGCGGAAGTTCTACGGCGACTACATCGAGAAGTTGGTCCGCGAGGACAAGAAGTCTGTCGTGATCATCTCTGACGCCCTCCGCTACGAGGTGGCTGACGAACTTCGAGGCCGAATCAGGCAGGAGGACCGCTTCGACGCCGACCTTGACGCCGTACTCGGCGTGCTGCCGAGTTACACCCAACTCGGCATGGCAGCGCTGCTGCCCCACCGCACGCTGAAGCACTCCGAGGACGGCAAGACCGTGCTCGCCGACGGGGCGCCTACGAACGGCACGGGCCCACGCGCGAAGATTCTTGAGTCGGTTGGCGGCACAGCAGTGCGCGCTGAGCAGTTCCGCGGCATGTCCGCCGACGCTCGTCGCGGGCTGTTCAAAGCCAACCGAGTTCTGTACGTCTACCACGACACCATCGACAAGACCGGCGACGACCACCTTTCGGAGCAGAGCGTCTTCGAGGCCACCGAAACTGCTCTGCGGGAGATCGTCGACCTGGCGAAGAAGGCCGCCAACGCCAACTACACCAACATCTTCGTCACCGCCGACCACGGCTTCTTGTTCCAGGACGAGGCCCTACCCGACCAGTTCTTCCTCTCCGAGAAGCCTCAGGGCGACAAGATTCTCGTGCCCAACCGGCGCTACGTCCTCGGGCACGGGCTGAAGGCCGACGACGCCTTCACCACCTTCAGTGCCGAACAACTGGGACTCGACAGCGACATCGAGGTTCAGATCCCCAAGTCGATCCACCGGCTCAAGGTCGCGGGCGGCGGCTCGCGGTTCGTCCACGGCGGCGCGACGCTGCAGGAGGTCGTCGTACCTGTCCTCGTCATCAATAAGAAGCGCAAGAGCGACACCCGCCAGGTCAACGTCAAGATGATGCCGGACAAGGACAAGATCACCACCGGGCAATTTGTCGTGAATCTCGCCCAAGCTGAGCCAGTGAGCGACAAGGTGCGGCCGCGTGTACTCCGTGCCGGCCTCTACGTGGGGGACACGCTGATCTCCAACGACCCGCCGCCTGAACTGACATTCGACTCCACCTCAGAGGACCAGCGAGACCGATACCAGCGCCTTCAGTTGCTGCTCAGCAAGGACTCCGACGACTACAACAACCGTTCCGTGGAGTTCCGCCTCGAAGAACGCATCTCTCACACGAACCAGTGGCGGGTCTACGAGAAGGCGACGTACACCCTCAAGCGATCCTTCACATCGGACTTCGACTTCTAA
- the pglX gene encoding BREX-1 system adenine-specific DNA-methyltransferase PglX: protein METAPLKNFATWARTALIREVSARIAAVLAPGSSERIEQAKAVTALEKAVAAAGGGEKGRAAVADKVAYTWFNRIIALRFMDANGYTGIGVVSPQAGIEVGQPEVLAEAKRGVVDPEIVSDATRKTVVALLDGSRGSGDPQGEAYALLLEAYCNHWHKAMPFMFEREGDFTELLIPANLLADDSVPNRAVKVLTADVCQDVEVIGWLYQFYISERKDEVFAGFKKNKKAGANEIPAATQLFTPHWIVRYLVENSLGRLWMLNRPSSDLQSQMDYYIAPVDEETDFLRISKPEELKVIDPACGSGHMLTYAFDLLYSIYEEEGYAPSEIPGLILTHNLYGTEIDPRAGALAAFALTMKSTARRKLFLKNPVEPNVCVLDPIAFTPDELNFLVTEDGDKHAEEAFWNQFEHADTFGSLIRPENELTLRLKAHIGRLDDGGDLLLADALEWAQRVVEQAEYLSRAYCVVVTNPPYMGNGNMDDRLSDFAKERYPDSKADLFAMFIQRSFEMLEAKGYSALVTMESWMFLRAYKDLRELIVTSKAIAAMVHMPYLGKGGTPMGINFGTAATVIANRKAGESAGSFQCVRYYETDPFGVPLTFPVRNERLSEVDPRKFLEIPGMPIAYWVSDTFRCAFSAESLSAHFVTRLGMSTANNDRFLRLWPEVSLSDLKLDAASRQDALESGRRWYPYQKGGDFRKWYGNLEFAVNWASDGKEIRGFADEKAGRIRSHNYNLDHIFRQGITWSDFTSAVNAFRFMPAGQLFDGRGSAGFADSEEDLHLILGILNSRVSNEAISAINPTIAINVGEVARLPFPKLDHDDRKTVIANVAQLVELHRSDWDSSERSVGFARSPLAGVDGTLASRVASLVADGVVATAQAKQLEEMNNRLLASAYGLDGEIEPDVASVHITLSANPSFRFPKTAASEAEGLLARELVRDLVSYAVGCMFGRYSLDEPGLILADQGATMQDYLAKVPSPTFMPDADNVIPIVDGDWFEDDIAERFRQFLRAAFGEQHFEENLRFVTESLGVKSLRAYFVKSFYKDHVQRYKKRPIYWLFSSPKGSFNALIYMHRYTPATVSTVLNEYLREFQAKLRASMEHAERANNAKEAERLRKVLLELEEYEHDVLYPLASQNIEIDLDDGVKANYPKFGAALNDAPKLGGR, encoded by the coding sequence ATGGAAACCGCACCGCTGAAGAACTTCGCCACGTGGGCTCGCACGGCGCTCATCCGTGAGGTCAGCGCGCGCATCGCTGCGGTGCTCGCGCCCGGCTCGTCCGAGCGGATAGAGCAGGCGAAGGCAGTCACCGCTCTGGAGAAGGCTGTGGCCGCCGCGGGGGGTGGCGAGAAGGGGCGCGCCGCAGTCGCAGACAAGGTTGCCTACACGTGGTTCAACCGGATCATCGCGCTCCGGTTCATGGACGCCAACGGATACACCGGCATCGGTGTCGTCTCTCCGCAGGCGGGGATTGAGGTCGGGCAGCCGGAGGTCCTCGCCGAGGCCAAGCGTGGGGTTGTCGACCCCGAGATCGTCAGCGACGCGACCCGCAAGACCGTGGTTGCGCTGCTTGACGGCAGCCGGGGGAGCGGCGATCCCCAGGGTGAGGCGTATGCACTGTTGCTGGAGGCGTACTGCAACCACTGGCACAAGGCCATGCCGTTCATGTTCGAACGCGAGGGCGACTTCACCGAACTGCTCATCCCGGCCAACCTCCTCGCCGACGACTCGGTGCCAAACCGCGCCGTCAAGGTGCTCACGGCGGACGTATGCCAGGACGTCGAGGTCATCGGATGGCTCTACCAGTTCTACATCTCGGAGCGAAAGGACGAAGTCTTCGCCGGGTTCAAGAAGAACAAGAAGGCCGGCGCCAATGAGATTCCCGCCGCCACCCAGCTCTTCACCCCGCACTGGATCGTCCGATACCTCGTCGAGAACTCCCTCGGCCGTCTCTGGATGCTCAACCGCCCGAGCTCGGACCTGCAGAGCCAGATGGACTATTACATCGCCCCGGTCGACGAGGAGACCGACTTCCTCAGGATCAGCAAGCCTGAAGAGCTGAAGGTCATCGACCCTGCCTGCGGTTCCGGCCACATGCTGACCTACGCCTTCGACCTCCTCTACTCGATCTACGAGGAGGAGGGCTACGCGCCGTCGGAGATCCCGGGCCTGATCCTCACCCACAACCTCTACGGCACCGAGATCGACCCCCGCGCGGGAGCACTGGCTGCGTTCGCGCTCACGATGAAGTCCACCGCTAGGCGCAAGCTCTTCCTCAAGAATCCGGTCGAGCCGAACGTCTGTGTTCTCGACCCGATTGCGTTCACGCCGGACGAGCTGAACTTCCTCGTCACCGAGGACGGTGACAAGCACGCCGAGGAGGCGTTCTGGAATCAGTTCGAGCATGCTGACACCTTTGGCTCGTTGATTCGGCCCGAAAACGAACTCACGCTCCGCCTCAAGGCGCACATCGGACGCCTTGATGACGGCGGCGACCTCCTGTTGGCTGACGCACTTGAGTGGGCGCAACGGGTCGTAGAGCAAGCCGAGTACCTCAGCCGCGCGTACTGCGTCGTGGTCACGAATCCTCCGTACATGGGTAACGGGAACATGGACGACCGGCTCAGCGACTTCGCCAAGGAGCGCTACCCAGACTCCAAGGCCGACCTGTTTGCCATGTTCATTCAGCGATCGTTTGAGATGTTGGAGGCCAAGGGCTACTCCGCGCTCGTGACGATGGAGTCCTGGATGTTCCTTCGCGCATACAAAGACTTGCGGGAACTGATCGTCACGAGCAAGGCCATCGCCGCGATGGTGCACATGCCCTACCTCGGTAAGGGGGGAACGCCGATGGGCATCAATTTCGGGACGGCAGCGACCGTGATCGCCAACCGCAAGGCAGGCGAGTCTGCGGGGTCGTTCCAATGCGTCCGGTACTACGAGACAGACCCGTTTGGCGTTCCGCTGACCTTCCCCGTGCGGAACGAGCGACTCTCCGAGGTTGACCCTCGAAAGTTCTTGGAGATTCCGGGCATGCCCATCGCCTATTGGGTGAGCGACACGTTCCGGTGCGCATTTTCGGCCGAGTCTCTTTCCGCGCACTTCGTTACCCGGCTTGGGATGTCTACGGCGAACAACGATCGATTCTTGCGCCTTTGGCCGGAAGTCAGTTTGAGCGATCTCAAGCTTGATGCTGCGTCGAGGCAGGATGCACTTGAGTCTGGACGGCGGTGGTATCCGTATCAGAAGGGGGGTGACTTCAGGAAGTGGTACGGAAATCTTGAGTTCGCAGTAAACTGGGCCTCGGATGGCAAGGAGATCCGCGGGTTTGCGGATGAGAAGGCTGGACGCATCCGATCCCACAACTACAACTTGGATCACATCTTCCGTCAAGGAATCACTTGGTCTGACTTCACGTCCGCGGTGAATGCCTTCAGGTTCATGCCGGCGGGGCAGCTCTTCGACGGCCGGGGGTCGGCTGGGTTTGCAGATAGTGAAGAGGATCTCCACCTGATCCTCGGCATCTTGAACTCGCGTGTGTCCAATGAGGCCATCAGTGCAATCAACCCGACGATCGCCATCAATGTGGGTGAAGTCGCACGTCTGCCCTTCCCAAAGCTCGACCATGACGATCGCAAGACTGTAATCGCCAACGTCGCTCAGCTCGTGGAACTCCACAGATCGGACTGGGACAGCAGCGAGCGGTCCGTGGGCTTCGCGCGGTCTCCGCTAGCGGGTGTCGACGGCACGCTTGCATCCAGGGTTGCATCACTTGTCGCGGATGGCGTAGTGGCGACCGCACAGGCGAAACAGCTTGAGGAGATGAACAATCGGCTCTTGGCGTCGGCGTATGGGCTTGACGGGGAAATCGAGCCTGATGTCGCATCGGTACACATCACGCTCTCAGCTAACCCCTCCTTCCGGTTCCCTAAGACCGCGGCGAGCGAGGCGGAAGGACTGCTTGCGCGTGAGCTCGTGCGGGATCTTGTCTCGTACGCCGTGGGTTGCATGTTCGGCCGTTACAGCCTCGATGAGCCAGGGCTGATCCTTGCCGATCAGGGTGCGACGATGCAGGACTACCTCGCGAAGGTGCCATCCCCGACGTTCATGCCTGATGCCGACAACGTCATCCCGATCGTGGATGGTGACTGGTTCGAGGATGACATCGCCGAACGGTTCCGCCAGTTCCTGCGTGCGGCGTTCGGGGAGCAGCATTTCGAGGAGAACCTGCGGTTCGTTACTGAGTCGCTCGGGGTGAAGAGCTTGCGGGCCTACTTCGTGAAGTCGTTCTACAAGGACCACGTCCAGCGGTACAAGAAGCGCCCGATCTACTGGCTCTTCTCCAGCCCCAAGGGCTCGTTCAACGCACTCATCTACATGCACCGCTACACGCCGGCGACCGTCTCAACCGTGCTCAATGAGTATCTGCGGGAGTTCCAGGCCAAGCTCAGGGCGAGCATGGAGCACGCCGAGCGCGCCAACAACGCCAAGGAAGCCGAGCGACTCCGCAAGGTGCTGCTGGAGTTGGAGGAGTACGAACACGACGTCCTTTACCCCCTGGCGTCGCAGAATATCGAGATCGACCTCGACGACGGGGTGAAGGCCAACTACCCGAAGTTCGGCGCAGCTTTGAACGACGCTCCGAAGCTGGGGGGGCGTTGA